In one window of Alphaproteobacteria bacterium DNA:
- a CDS encoding electron transfer flavoprotein subunit alpha/FixB family protein has protein sequence MKVLILAEHDEQTLKPSTLNSITAGLALAQEVTVLVAGSDTQNVCSIVAKIEGVTQILKADAPELAHHLAEPMGQLLVSLAPSFTHILAPATTFGKNIMPRVAALLDVMQISDLTKIISADTFERPIYAGNAIETIQSLDAIKILTIRPTAFSTAPEGKETCPIDSVLLPTFTSLSQFIGLESTPSVRPELTSATVVVSGGRGLQSKEKFHLIEDLADCLKGAVGASRAAVDAGFVPNDYQVGQTGKVVAPQLYIAIGISGAIQHIAGMKDSKVIIAINKDPDAPIFQVADYGLVGDLFEIVPQLTAALKELHP, from the coding sequence AACAAACGTTAAAACCATCAACCTTAAACTCTATTACGGCCGGGCTTGCGCTCGCACAGGAAGTTACAGTCCTCGTTGCCGGGTCTGATACGCAAAATGTATGTAGTATCGTTGCTAAAATTGAGGGCGTAACACAAATATTAAAGGCAGATGCACCCGAATTGGCTCATCACCTCGCTGAGCCTATGGGCCAATTACTCGTATCCTTAGCCCCCAGTTTTACTCATATTTTAGCCCCAGCCACAACTTTTGGTAAAAATATTATGCCCCGTGTCGCCGCCCTTTTAGATGTGATGCAGATTTCCGATTTAACCAAAATCATTTCTGCGGATACGTTTGAGCGGCCTATTTATGCTGGCAATGCCATTGAAACCATACAAAGCTTAGACGCTATAAAGATTCTCACCATTCGGCCGACGGCCTTCTCAACAGCTCCTGAAGGAAAAGAGACATGCCCGATCGATAGTGTTTTACTGCCTACTTTTACATCCCTTTCTCAATTTATCGGCCTTGAATCAACGCCCTCTGTGCGCCCAGAATTGACCAGCGCAACCGTCGTGGTCTCTGGGGGCCGTGGCTTACAATCTAAGGAAAAATTTCATCTCATTGAAGATCTTGCTGATTGTCTGAAAGGAGCTGTGGGGGCATCCCGAGCTGCCGTCGACGCTGGCTTTGTTCCTAATGACTATCAAGTCGGCCAAACAGGTAAGGTTGTCGCTCCTCAGCTTTATATTGCTATTGGCATTTCAGGAGCCATTCAACATATTGCCGGCATGAAAGATAGCAAAGTCATTATTGCCATTAATAAGGATCCCGACGCCCCCATCTTTCAAGTTGCCGACTATGGTCTTGTTGGGGATTTATTTGAAATTGTCCCGCAGTTAACGGCGGCGTTAAAGGAGCTACATCCATGA
- a CDS encoding 3-hydroxybutyryl-CoA dehydrogenase yields the protein MIKTLAIIGAGQMGAGIAHICAVARYTVYLIDTSQNQLDKAFSTIKKNLERQVTKGTLTPELHSEALKNLHLSLTIDKHASIDLVIEAVAENLELKSRIFKELDHSLPAPTLLASNTSSLSITQIASATMRPDRVIGMHFMNPPPLMPLVEVIRGEDTSDATYSAIHAMILHLGKTPVTSQDAPGFIVNRILMPMINEAIYALHEGIASPEDIDTAMKLGTHQPMGPLALADFIGLDTCLSIMQVLHQGFQDDKYRPCPLLVKYVNAGRLGKKTGHGFFEYPA from the coding sequence ATGATCAAAACCCTTGCCATTATAGGAGCAGGGCAAATGGGGGCGGGTATTGCACATATTTGTGCCGTTGCTCGCTATACAGTTTACCTTATCGACACCTCCCAAAACCAACTTGATAAGGCTTTTTCTACCATTAAAAAAAATTTGGAACGTCAAGTTACGAAAGGAACGCTTACCCCAGAGCTCCATTCTGAAGCCCTCAAAAATCTCCATTTGTCTTTAACAATTGACAAACATGCCTCTATTGATCTTGTAATTGAAGCTGTAGCCGAAAATCTAGAATTGAAATCAAGAATTTTTAAAGAGCTCGATCACTCCCTTCCCGCCCCGACCCTACTTGCCAGTAATACGTCCTCCTTATCGATTACACAAATAGCAAGTGCGACAATGCGTCCCGACCGCGTCATTGGTATGCATTTTATGAACCCTCCCCCCCTCATGCCCCTTGTTGAAGTTATTCGGGGGGAAGATACATCTGATGCAACTTACAGCGCAATTCATGCTATGATTCTTCATTTGGGAAAAACGCCGGTAACATCGCAAGATGCCCCTGGTTTTATTGTCAATCGCATTTTAATGCCCATGATTAACGAGGCGATTTATGCACTTCACGAAGGAATTGCTTCCCCAGAAGATATCGATACGGCCATGAAGCTAGGCACTCATCAACCCATGGGTCCTTTAGCCCTTGCAGATTTTATTGGACTTGATACCTGTTTATCCATTATGCAAGTGTTACACCAAGGATTTCAGGATGATAAATATCGCCCCTGCCCGTTGCTCGTAAAATATGTTAATGCTGGACGACTCGGTAAAAAAACAGGGCACGGCTTTTTTGAATATCCCGCATAG
- a CDS encoding exodeoxyribonuclease VII small subunit, with protein MTNFEEKSTLDALSDIKDMTFEKAMGELESLVRRLEEGRLSLEDAISSYERGTALRTHCEAKLRAAKLKVEQVLSHQESGQSESEHRK; from the coding sequence ATGACAAATTTTGAAGAAAAATCAACCCTAGATGCCTTATCTGACATTAAAGACATGACCTTTGAAAAAGCGATGGGAGAATTAGAATCTTTAGTCCGTCGATTAGAAGAAGGACGCTTAAGCTTAGAAGATGCCATCAGCTCTTATGAGCGAGGCACGGCATTGCGAACCCATTGTGAAGCCAAACTGCGTGCCGCAAAACTGAAAGTCGAACAAGTTTTAAGTCATCAAGAATCGGGACAAAGTGAATCTGAACACCGCAAATAA
- a CDS encoding polyprenyl synthetase family protein, with amino-acid sequence MNEPLSALFEEAKQAIEPILQTYLSNPAIPQPLLNAMIGSVKNGGKRLRPMLTLACANLFPVPKTQAARVGATIEMVHCYSLIHDDLPAMDNADLRRGHPTCWREFGEATAILAGDSLLPLAFEILTNEATHPSAEVRLSLIQSLAQASGAAGMAGGQMLDLSPHLIDSAETSITMQNLKTGCLIAFACESAAMLAQAPSHDRETLRQFGFLLGLAYQIQDDLLDIEGSQTALGKPVGADGDKRSLVTILGLKESKAYLETLEDQLLELIHPFSQPLFTDIITWTTTRQN; translated from the coding sequence ATGAATGAGCCCCTATCTGCTTTATTTGAAGAAGCCAAACAAGCAATTGAGCCTATTCTCCAGACATATCTTTCAAACCCAGCAATCCCTCAGCCCTTATTGAATGCCATGATTGGAAGTGTCAAAAATGGGGGAAAACGATTACGTCCCATGCTCACTTTGGCATGTGCCAACCTATTCCCTGTTCCCAAGACTCAAGCGGCACGGGTTGGTGCTACCATCGAAATGGTTCATTGTTATTCCCTTATCCATGATGATCTGCCCGCTATGGATAATGCAGATTTACGACGCGGTCATCCTACGTGCTGGCGAGAATTCGGTGAAGCCACGGCTATTTTAGCCGGTGACTCTCTCCTACCCCTTGCTTTTGAGATTTTAACCAACGAGGCCACCCATCCATCTGCTGAGGTGCGTCTATCGCTCATACAATCTCTTGCGCAAGCATCAGGTGCTGCTGGTATGGCTGGGGGTCAAATGCTAGATCTATCTCCTCATCTTATTGATTCTGCAGAAACATCTATCACCATGCAAAACCTTAAAACAGGCTGCCTCATTGCCTTTGCATGTGAATCTGCCGCCATGTTGGCACAAGCGCCTAGTCATGATCGGGAAACCTTACGGCAATTTGGTTTCCTTTTGGGCTTGGCTTACCAAATTCAAGATGATTTGCTGGATATTGAAGGTTCACAAACAGCGCTAGGTAAGCCCGTCGGTGCAGATGGGGATAAACGCTCGCTTGTTACCATTCTTGGACTTAAAGAAAGTAAAGCTTATTTAGAAACCCTTGAGGACCAACTATTGGAATTAATTCATCCCTTCTCCCAGCCCCTATTTACAGACATCATAACCTGGACCACGACGCGTCAAAATTAA